The Euphorbia lathyris chromosome 2, ddEupLath1.1, whole genome shotgun sequence genome includes a window with the following:
- the LOC136220565 gene encoding interactor of constitutive active ROPs 1-like yields the protein MPRSRSSEIAQRQSPRGPHPLRTSSSDSDPLHHRPIKPRGLQPDPLHQKKLGTRIADLESQLGQAQDELKILKDQLASAEAAKQLAQQELENKTKKAARPETLQISEETDVFEVELEKENVPEPVDEVGKETDLEAEKDDLKAKLEEKEKENMNLKNEVKQATSDIVMCKAKEEEMRVRMRQLEKEVEESRANAEDLKEKLEGAERAKEASEGEIKKMRVQTEQWRKAADAAAAVLESVVGSPELDDTFASGKRKGPAIKVFGDLWRKTGHK from the exons ATGCCAAGATCAAG GAGTTCAGAAATAGCACAGAGGCAGTCGCCTCGAGGCCCTCATCCACTTAGGACGTCTAGCTCTGATTCAGATCCTCTGCACCACAGACCAATCAAGCCACGAGGGCTTCAACCTGATCCACTGCACCAGAAAAAGCTTGGCACCCGCATAGCAGATTTAGAATCTCAACTTGGTCAGGCACAAGATGAATTGAAGATCTTGAAAGACCAGTTGGCTTCTGCTGAAGCTGCAAAGCAACTAGCTCAACAAGAATTGGAGAACAAAACTAAGAAAGCAGCTCGTCCAGAGACTCTACAAATTTCTGAGGAGACAGATGTTTTTGAAGTTGAGCTAGAAAAAGAAAATGTTCCTGAACCAGTTGACGAGGTAGGAAAAGAGACAGATTTGGAGGCAGAAAAGGATGATCTAAAAGCCAAGttggaagagaaagaaaaagagaatatgaatttAAAGAATGAAGTGAAACAAGCAACTAGTGATATAGTAATGTGTAAGGcaaaggaagaagaaatgaGAGTAAGAATGAGGCAACTGGAGAAAGAGGTAGAAGAAAGCAGAGCAAATGCAGAAGATCTGAAGGAGAAGCTGGAAGGTGCAGAGAGAGCAAAGGAAGCATCAGAAGGTGAGATAAAGAAAATGAGAGTGCAGACAGAACAGTGGAGAAAAGCAGCAGATGCAGCAGCAGCAGTGCTGGAGAGCGTTGTTGGATCACCTGAATTGGATGATACTTTTGCAAGTGGAAAAAGGAAAGGGCCTGCTATCAAAGTGTTTGGTGATTTGTGGAGAAAGACAGGCCACAAATGA